A single genomic interval of Pyruvatibacter sp. HU-CL02332 harbors:
- a CDS encoding calcium-binding protein, producing the protein MATLIVGITGPYYDLPAALNAAQPGDTIVINTPRSGGGDYSHGSVWDEGLTIRTTTDVGTVQFGLTGGVFNVTGAGPSNFVIFGNANNNILTAGDGNDVFFGAAGNDTFNGGGGRDIGSYLYDPAGVNINLGTGTGTDGYGGTDTLNSIEALAGSHFGDTLIGGSGDDLFIGFAGNDTINGGSGTDTASYEFVGGTTGVTVSLISGAVSDGYGFFDTLISIEDVVGSDYNDHFVGNSENNKFYGNAGSDVIDGGGGQDTAVYETAQTSVNVNLATGRATDGLGSTDTLRNIEAITGGIFGDVLTGDSNSNRLEGLLGADRLDGGGGTDLADYSRSAGSVNVNLAAGTASDGFGSTDTLISIETVFGSNFADTLTGDSGDNLFSGLRGNDIINGGGGADVVLYAFAASAYTVTFNAGSNTYTVVDTTGVEGTDTLSSIEFLSFSDVGLVDITVVAPDPADETFVGDSLDNTFTPRDGDDTVNGAGGKDTVDYSTSPSAINVNLATGVVSDGYGDTDTLTSIESVIGSAFGDTLTGSGADNDFTGGGGNDTITGAAGTDRAIYALAQSSYTVSFDLGTGTYRVVAKSGNEGTDTLSGIETLSFSGGTVDVAIADALPPPVILTGDDTDNTFTPGVGNHTIDGRGGIDTVSYAGAPLGVEVDLAAGTASNGRGGVDTLTSIERIIGTDHQDRLTGSDGDDIFEFTSGNDIIDGGAGFDTLSHASGTTGQTIVVGYNDIERYVGTDFQDIFKDNNNRHAPETFDGGTGIDILDYEGSSASYVVDFTSNTTVDSQVGSTDTLVSIEHVVGSFQSDTFIMAPNTIASGSLGSDLATFISNGSGVTIGLSGAARSGTDTSGNTFELYDIERLEGSEFGDNFTGSSIDNAFRGRGGNDVIDGADGVDKAIYALASNQYTVVFNEAQGTFTVTALSGTEGVDTLSNIEILSFEGGTTDVSIWAAAGLPEPDPNNLVGDDTDNTFTPGAGDQTIDGRGGIDTVSYLGAPSGVTVNLATGVALDGQGGTDTLTSIERIVGSSFDDALTGSSNDEIFVGSAGNDVIHAAGGYDVLSYADLSHGVAVHRFAGVVEPLPFPFSGSQKDTISGIEAFVGSRFNDVFVEHPDIQLLDGGAGTDHYSLQFSLEGVTVDPGNGLVSFSGGRQVSISNLESFFLGLANDKFVWDSSVTFVHGAQGSNEITFRNHDSGVTVSADSNTNDFDANGRQFSIERFSILEGSAFADSLTGYSSGSNYLTGLGGNDALIGQTANDTAVYALGIDQYTVQYNAIADTFTVTALSGAEGVDTLSNIETLSFEGGTVDVDIWAAAGLSNPDPNVLVGDNTDNTFAPGAGDQTIDGRGGIDTVSYLGAPGGVTVNLATGTASDGHGGTDTLTSIERIIGSAFADNLTGSDADEFFVDAGGSDNIHAGGGFDVLSYETSSMEIWVNWQTVGKVTSWTGSGFGPDTDITTGVEGFIGSAHRDRFFDIDGDNSYDGAGGAADMLSFMQNTAAVTVDLRQGRAIESNGSVNVFSNIEHVSGSDFDDRFVWAPGVGLSGGQSGRDTLSFAQHEYAVSYDVRGHVNGTDANGSEIDAGGFEIVEGSAFNDTLTYSGSGDVVLIGLAGNDSLGGGWVGSTTETWISYRLDPAGVSVNLTGNTATDGFGDTDSLQAIKGVEGSNFADSLTGNNDDNVFRGLDGNDLIDGAGGADTAIYALAADQYDVIHNLTTGTYDVVALSGGEGTDTLRNVETLSFDGGTTDVAISFAVTKVTSSATSDFDGDGDDDVVFKLTASGNSVHNSADGTGGGWIGYADRTVIGTGDFNGDGDADLLFRFTGGNHSGFDSGGGGPWLGRSDRTAVAVGDFNGDGDDDVLFQFANGNKHIADADSGNTWVGFADRSIEAVGDFDGDGDDDVLFELNAGGYVTNNVDGTGGRWLGGPNRDVAGIGDFDGDGDDDILFVLNSGGHIINDGEGGGMQWFGFTDRSVAGIGDFDGDGNDDILFRLSDGNHTIISPNGVGRWIARTNNTVRDVGDYDGDGDDDILFEAPGGGFVVDQADGGVGLGMYFLDRTLVAGDPLGIGLTSDADLV; encoded by the coding sequence ATGGCGACACTGATTGTAGGGATTACCGGGCCATATTATGATCTGCCAGCTGCTTTGAATGCTGCGCAGCCAGGCGACACCATCGTCATTAACACGCCGAGGTCGGGTGGTGGTGATTACTCGCATGGCTCGGTTTGGGACGAGGGCCTGACGATCCGAACGACGACGGATGTGGGGACCGTCCAGTTTGGTCTGACGGGCGGTGTCTTCAACGTCACAGGCGCCGGGCCGTCCAACTTTGTAATTTTCGGGAACGCCAATAACAACATCCTGACTGCCGGTGATGGCAATGATGTGTTCTTTGGTGCTGCGGGTAACGATACGTTCAATGGCGGCGGTGGCCGAGACATTGGCTCCTACCTCTATGACCCTGCGGGCGTGAACATAAACCTTGGCACGGGCACTGGCACCGACGGGTACGGTGGAACAGACACCCTCAACTCCATTGAGGCCCTCGCAGGCAGCCACTTCGGTGATACCCTGATAGGTGGCTCAGGTGATGATCTGTTTATCGGTTTTGCCGGGAACGACACCATAAACGGCGGCAGCGGTACGGACACGGCCTCCTACGAATTTGTCGGAGGCACCACAGGCGTCACCGTGAGTCTCATCAGTGGCGCGGTCAGTGATGGCTATGGCTTCTTTGATACGCTGATCTCGATCGAAGATGTTGTTGGCAGTGACTACAATGACCACTTCGTCGGCAATAGTGAAAACAACAAGTTTTATGGCAATGCTGGCAGCGATGTCATCGATGGTGGCGGTGGCCAGGACACTGCTGTCTATGAAACTGCTCAGACCAGTGTGAATGTGAATCTTGCGACCGGTCGGGCAACCGACGGCCTTGGGTCTACAGACACGTTGCGGAACATAGAAGCGATTACCGGCGGCATATTTGGCGATGTTCTAACCGGCGACAGCAATAGCAACCGGCTTGAAGGTCTTCTGGGAGCCGACAGGCTTGATGGTGGCGGTGGCACCGATCTGGCCGACTACTCCCGGTCGGCGGGAAGCGTGAATGTCAACCTGGCTGCTGGCACTGCATCCGACGGCTTCGGCTCGACGGATACGTTGATCAGCATCGAGACTGTCTTCGGCTCGAATTTTGCCGATACTCTGACAGGCGACTCCGGAGACAATCTGTTTTCCGGCCTTCGCGGCAATGACATCATCAATGGCGGAGGCGGCGCTGACGTTGTGCTCTATGCCTTTGCGGCAAGTGCGTACACGGTCACGTTCAACGCGGGCAGCAATACTTACACGGTTGTTGATACTACAGGCGTCGAAGGCACTGACACGCTCTCGTCCATCGAGTTTTTGAGTTTCAGTGATGTCGGGCTTGTCGACATCACGGTTGTTGCGCCGGATCCGGCCGATGAGACTTTTGTCGGCGATTCATTGGACAACACATTCACGCCGCGTGATGGCGATGACACGGTGAATGGTGCTGGCGGCAAAGACACGGTGGATTACAGCACCAGCCCATCGGCCATCAACGTCAACCTTGCAACGGGTGTGGTGTCGGATGGTTATGGGGATACGGACACCCTGACGAGCATTGAAAGCGTTATCGGCAGCGCTTTTGGCGACACGCTGACAGGTAGTGGCGCCGATAATGATTTTACCGGTGGTGGTGGCAACGACACGATCACAGGAGCTGCAGGGACAGACCGTGCGATCTATGCTCTGGCTCAATCGAGTTACACAGTCTCTTTTGATCTGGGCACCGGCACATACCGAGTGGTGGCTAAAAGCGGCAATGAGGGGACCGATACACTTTCGGGCATCGAAACGCTGTCCTTTAGCGGTGGTACGGTGGATGTGGCGATTGCCGACGCTTTGCCGCCTCCTGTCATCCTGACAGGCGACGACACCGACAATACGTTCACCCCGGGTGTGGGCAACCATACGATTGATGGACGGGGCGGGATTGATACGGTGTCCTATGCGGGTGCTCCACTTGGTGTGGAAGTTGACCTTGCCGCGGGCACCGCATCCAACGGTCGTGGCGGTGTCGATACGCTGACAAGCATCGAACGCATCATCGGCACTGATCATCAGGACAGACTGACCGGTAGTGACGGGGATGATATCTTCGAGTTCACGTCTGGCAACGATATCATTGATGGCGGAGCCGGCTTCGATACGCTTTCTCATGCGTCCGGCACGACAGGTCAGACGATTGTGGTTGGCTACAACGACATCGAACGATATGTCGGAACCGACTTTCAGGATATTTTCAAAGACAACAACAATCGCCACGCGCCTGAGACGTTTGATGGCGGTACGGGGATAGACATCCTCGACTATGAGGGTTCGAGCGCGAGTTATGTCGTCGACTTCACCTCCAACACAACAGTTGATTCACAGGTTGGCTCGACTGACACGCTGGTAAGCATCGAGCATGTGGTGGGCAGCTTTCAGTCCGACACATTCATCATGGCGCCGAATACAATTGCCAGCGGTTCCTTGGGCTCTGATCTCGCTACTTTCATTTCAAACGGGTCTGGCGTGACGATCGGGCTTTCGGGAGCTGCGCGGAGCGGGACTGACACATCGGGCAACACGTTTGAACTCTATGATATTGAGCGACTGGAAGGCTCCGAGTTCGGGGATAATTTTACTGGCAGTTCAATTGACAATGCGTTCCGTGGACGTGGCGGAAATGATGTTATTGACGGCGCTGATGGAGTCGACAAGGCAATTTATGCTTTGGCATCTAATCAGTACACGGTCGTTTTTAACGAAGCTCAAGGTACGTTTACGGTTACGGCATTAAGCGGCACCGAAGGTGTTGATACGCTCAGCAACATTGAGATCCTCTCATTTGAGGGCGGCACGACGGACGTCAGCATCTGGGCTGCAGCGGGGCTGCCAGAACCAGATCCGAATAATCTGGTCGGTGATGACACCGACAATACCTTCACACCCGGGGCAGGTGACCAGACGATCGACGGACGTGGCGGTATCGATACCGTGTCCTATCTGGGTGCTCCTAGTGGCGTGACCGTCAATCTTGCGACCGGCGTTGCATTGGATGGGCAGGGCGGAACGGACACGCTCACCAGTATTGAGCGGATTGTTGGCAGCAGTTTTGATGATGCGTTAACCGGCAGCTCCAATGACGAGATATTTGTTGGCAGTGCTGGCAATGATGTCATTCATGCGGCCGGTGGATATGATGTGCTTTCCTATGCCGATCTGAGCCATGGCGTGGCGGTTCACCGATTTGCCGGTGTGGTGGAGCCACTTCCTTTTCCTTTCTCGGGATCCCAGAAGGACACCATTTCAGGCATTGAAGCGTTTGTCGGCAGCAGATTTAATGATGTGTTTGTCGAACATCCAGACATCCAACTGCTCGATGGTGGTGCTGGGACCGATCACTATTCCCTGCAGTTCAGTTTGGAGGGCGTGACAGTTGACCCGGGAAATGGCCTGGTATCATTTTCTGGAGGCCGCCAAGTCTCGATTTCAAACCTCGAGAGCTTCTTCTTAGGGTTGGCCAATGACAAGTTCGTCTGGGATAGCAGTGTCACCTTTGTGCACGGGGCCCAAGGTTCAAATGAAATAACTTTTCGAAATCATGACAGTGGCGTTACCGTTTCAGCGGACTCGAATACGAACGATTTTGATGCGAACGGAAGGCAATTCAGCATAGAGCGCTTCAGTATCCTGGAAGGGTCTGCTTTCGCAGACTCTCTAACTGGCTATTCTAGCGGATCTAACTATCTAACAGGGCTTGGCGGAAACGATGCCTTGATTGGACAGACCGCGAACGATACAGCGGTTTATGCGCTAGGAATTGATCAGTATACGGTCCAATACAATGCAATTGCAGATACTTTCACGGTCACAGCGCTAAGTGGTGCCGAGGGCGTCGATACCCTGAGCAATATTGAAACCCTGTCATTTGAAGGCGGCACTGTAGACGTTGATATCTGGGCGGCTGCTGGTCTTTCCAATCCTGATCCCAATGTTCTTGTCGGTGACAACACTGACAATACGTTCGCACCCGGTGCCGGTGACCAGACGATCGATGGGCGTGGCGGTATCGATACCGTGTCTTATCTGGGTGCCCCTGGTGGCGTGACAGTCAATCTTGCCACCGGTACTGCATCTGATGGACACGGTGGAACTGACACGCTCACCAGTATTGAGCGGATCATCGGGTCTGCTTTTGCCGACAATCTGACAGGCAGCGATGCGGACGAGTTTTTTGTGGATGCCGGTGGCTCAGACAACATTCACGCCGGGGGCGGGTTTGATGTTTTGTCCTACGAAACCAGCAGCATGGAAATCTGGGTCAACTGGCAAACAGTGGGAAAAGTTACTTCGTGGACCGGTTCTGGCTTTGGTCCGGATACAGACATAACAACTGGTGTAGAAGGGTTTATTGGTTCGGCGCACCGCGACCGATTTTTTGATATTGACGGTGACAACTCCTACGACGGCGCTGGTGGTGCCGCCGATATGTTGTCTTTCATGCAGAACACTGCCGCTGTAACGGTGGATCTACGTCAAGGCCGGGCGATAGAGTCGAATGGATCGGTCAATGTCTTCAGCAATATTGAGCATGTCAGTGGATCTGACTTTGATGACCGCTTTGTGTGGGCTCCCGGCGTTGGATTGAGCGGTGGGCAGAGCGGTCGAGATACACTCTCTTTTGCCCAACACGAATACGCGGTTTCGTATGATGTGCGTGGTCACGTGAATGGCACTGACGCCAATGGAAGCGAGATTGATGCAGGGGGGTTTGAGATCGTCGAAGGCTCTGCGTTCAACGATACTCTTACCTATTCTGGTTCCGGTGATGTCGTTCTTATTGGCCTCGCGGGTAACGATTCACTGGGCGGCGGCTGGGTCGGATCAACGACAGAGACATGGATCAGTTATCGGCTTGATCCTGCTGGAGTGTCGGTAAACCTCACGGGCAACACAGCGACCGATGGGTTTGGTGACACGGATAGCTTGCAGGCCATCAAAGGCGTTGAGGGCTCAAATTTTGCGGATAGTCTGACCGGTAACAATGATGACAATGTTTTCCGCGGTCTTGATGGCAATGATTTGATCGACGGCGCCGGCGGCGCCGACACTGCAATATATGCGTTGGCTGCGGATCAATACGACGTAATCCATAACCTCACGACCGGCACCTACGATGTTGTCGCGCTCAGTGGGGGCGAGGGTACGGACACGCTGCGCAATGTTGAAACACTGTCATTTGATGGTGGTACGACAGATGTCGCTATCTCATTTGCTGTCACCAAGGTAACTTCGTCTGCGACCTCCGACTTTGACGGCGACGGTGATGACGATGTTGTCTTCAAGCTGACCGCCAGTGGGAACTCTGTCCACAACAGCGCGGATGGCACCGGCGGTGGCTGGATCGGCTATGCGGATCGGACAGTCATCGGCACGGGCGATTTCAACGGCGATGGCGATGCGGATCTGTTGTTCCGCTTTACGGGCGGCAACCACTCAGGCTTTGACAGTGGCGGCGGTGGTCCGTGGCTTGGTCGCTCTGACCGCACGGCTGTGGCTGTCGGTGATTTCAACGGGGACGGCGATGATGATGTGCTGTTCCAGTTTGCCAATGGCAACAAGCACATTGCGGATGCGGACAGCGGGAATACATGGGTCGGCTTTGCTGATCGCTCCATTGAAGCTGTCGGCGACTTTGATGGCGATGGCGATGATGACGTGCTGTTTGAGCTCAATGCCGGCGGCTATGTGACCAACAATGTGGATGGCACCGGCGGGCGCTGGCTGGGTGGCCCGAACCGCGACGTTGCCGGCATCGGCGACTTCGATGGCGACGGCGATGATGACATTCTGTTTGTGCTGAATTCCGGCGGCCACATCATCAATGATGGCGAAGGCGGCGGCATGCAGTGGTTCGGCTTTACGGACCGCAGCGTCGCAGGCATCGGAGATTTCGATGGCGACGGCAATGACGACATCCTGTTCCGTCTGTCAGACGGCAACCACACGATCATCTCTCCCAATGGCGTCGGGCGCTGGATTGCGCGCACCAACAACACGGTGCGCGATGTGGGCGACTATGATGGTGACGGCGACGACGACATTCTGTTCGAGGCACCCGGCGGCGGTTTCGTGGTTGATCAGGCCGACGGTGGCGTAGGCCTTGGCATGTACTTCCTGGACCGCACACTTGTGGCCGGAGACCCGCTGGGCATCGGCCTCACCAGTGACGCTGACCTGGTGTAG